A single region of the Dunckerocampus dactyliophorus isolate RoL2022-P2 chromosome 3, RoL_Ddac_1.1, whole genome shotgun sequence genome encodes:
- the baz2ba gene encoding bromodomain adjacent to zinc finger domain protein 2B isoform X6, whose translation MESGERLASPAPTLSAARTSSPVASSSSSSSSSSPAPHSKSSLAPSPSALGSTLSTSGRLFGAAGEQPFIGSTLSSAFPLVNHPAFGALYTAGVGRPEFGGLGSLGMSAALAAHPQLGALSEWWRAAEAHGRGAAAFLPSFIGFPPFFTPHIQPNHSASPVQIRMPGKNNQASPKGVNGAVNGSGICPPTTQQGSFLASNTPAQTSTSLTKKAELSSSPCKNSPPKIVEKPTPKTERRQRKKTAEASGVSNSETGTSSDSSSDGSLSSDLEDLAEDDEEDDEDEDEEDDKKSEFSDSEKRIKKKSKVLVPNTGKTDRPLSGVPIVEHQDSKNNHIQTVPSNPPTLIPMARSVSPPVLSPTSPLALHSSRLRPDGQPQQQHFSVIQSTGLALAANSKPLALLTQPHRESSPSSSPIALTTSPKALSNSSSPKPPRLFPSSSPQHLPLSLSSSPKPVSVPSPPRSAFPLSTSPKHFALTSSVTSPQKSSLKPPQYAAAGTAKANRRKLLEDSLAQINEFRLKQTLMSQGQTFPSELRKQGPNKSPKGKSLSSSPLPPAPPPPPQNNHSNLFLSSALLGLPEPNHPNGVIQSTTQDAPLALITKPRKDSASQGKSPQCNSDGGSMPVNLSTGASRTQTSAQAGLPSQPPTTSPHAASYGSRKSKTPKCKAQTPGLAQGQGQTGHLASWKGFSQNHLVQSLVDLFRGGESGIGIPGVSIPGVGIPGVGIPGTCNPAAGLPANKESDDSGDDDDDDEDDLEEEDEDEEDSDDSLSESDSNSDSDISGKKVKESKQLSSVSSKKEMTPRRLTKSPELLNTSTDHTATSCSPLNLQVIKTPTIVTSSSALAYHSSPGSSSYTLASPLGLGKRKRVMDEKDLMTPLELGWRRETRIKNVAGRPQGEVAYYAPCGKKLRQYPDVMKGLQWSLLNEEEVIPRILAMEGRRGRPPNSERQLAGEGAKVNRRRKGRPPNVGDPLPLVPEGPSPSEVKLLRKLEAQEIARQAAQMKLMRKLEKQALARAAKEARKQQAIMAAEERRKQKEQIKILKQQEKIKRIQQIRMEKELRAQQILEAKRKKKEEAANAKILEAEKRIKEKELRRQQAEILKHQELERHRLDMVWERERRRQHVMLMKAVEARKKAEERERLRQEKRDEKRLNKERKLEQRRLELEIARELKKPNEDMCLSDHKALPEFSRIPGLILPGRAVSDCLMLMQFLRGFGKVLGLDLNMDVPTLGMLQEGLLNVGDSMGQVQDLLVKLLCLAVCDPGLPPGQKTKTMLGDHLTNVGINRDNVSEVLQMYMGAHCANTDLAPLALSLKTKAFQAHTPAQKASILGFLANELACSKAVISEIDKNLDQMANMRKDKIIMEGKLKKLRTIYAKRTGKREASVGVEENQSIGTPSSAAKPKRKLGGDSDDDDEDDEDSDDPADDDEDEDEEDIKKVKKMETYDEDEVDHATSVEELEKQIEKLAKQHHQTRRKLFEISHSLRSMMYGQDRYRRRYWVLPHCGGVFIEAMESGEAPEELEEERQRRRRAAAEVMVKEEPLEFDLQKEKSTLLSGCSQGLAQQKDDKKDSPTQFYQQQGYVSNLCSDNLRETVKAEDQGSPHAGQNCNLMGTPLATTIVMSSSPSHNTSEPAVAKTAVIINNDTSNIPGPTSTSLSVRCLPALHESPENTPSASSPAPSPQLTLQANDQLLRVLTERSGHWFSLLPRAPCDLSSLTTTPPGALHATPQASSTPNKPKSPPPSPALPLTPSAASASASPHHPAGLLTYPLSALQVKSGGSLLGVSLGSWPSGMVCPSLPLCSSPSPMPGHSLEGNTAASVSSKSDSPLPRIEKSSSMPSPAVEIPKSLDHPMPRPIPEDMLTGWWRVSDIEELRALVGALHSRGIREKVLQRQMQKYMEIIPQVCTKHKDVAMIELRELEESQVSVESVRGWCVEEQAMEMDIAILQQVEELERKVTAASLQVKGWTHPDPQSEREDLVYYEHKPPTKSGSASAHVGDRDCKDHPEERGEKGGVMRHLDNPLDIAVTRLANLERNIERRYLRSPLGTTIQIRLDNVGTVTVPAPAPSTSADREGGEEEVAHGMKVWRKGLSEVRSAAQLAMCIQQLQRSIAWERSIMKVYCQMCRKGDNEDLLLLCDGCDKGCHTYCHKPKITSIPEGDWYCPACISKASGPTPKSKKPPNKPVASSGGTGKKSADAKKNGKQAGNGEVSEDDSASASSTPKKSSKDNSRKRKTEECSPVVPTSNQESPVCVKRAKTARDNNRDLGLCRVLLAELERHQDAWPFLTPVNLKSVPGYKKVIKKPMDFSTIREKLVSSQYQNLETFIIDVNLVFDNCEKFNEDNSDIGRAGHNMRKFFEKRWTELLKQTN comes from the exons ATGGAGTCTGGAGAACGGCTGGCCTCCCCTGCGCCCACCCTGTCTGCTGCTCGCACCTCCTCCCCTGTggcctcttcctcctcatcctcctcttcgtcATCTCCTGCTCCCCACTCAAAGAGCAGCCTGGCCCCGAGCCCCTCGGCACTCGGATCCACTCTTAGCACCTCTG GCCGTCTGTTTGGAGCAGCAGGAGAGCAGCCCTTTATTGGCTCCACATTGTCAAGTGCCTTTCCTCTGGTGAACCACCCAGCCTTTGGAGCCCTCTACACTGCTGGAGTGGGCAGGCCGGAGTTTGGCGGCCTTGGCTCTCTTGGCATGTCAGCTGCTCTGGCTGCCCACCCCCAGCTAGGAGCCCTCTCTG AGTGGTGGCGAGCTGCTGAAGCTCATGGACGAGGAGCTGCAGCCTTTCTTCCTTCCTTTATAGGTTTCCCGCCATTTTTCACCCCCCACATTCAGCCAAACCATAGCGCTAGTCCTGTTCAGATAAGAATGCCTGGCAAGAACAACCAAGCATCACCTAAAG GTGTGAATGGGGCAGTAAATGGCAGTGGAATATGTCCTCCCACAACACAGCAGGGGAGCTTTTTGGCAAGTAATACCCCTGCACAGACATCAACCAGTCTAACCAAAAAAGCAGAGCTTTCCAGTAGTCCCTGTAAGAATAGCCCACCtaagattgtggaaaaacccACCCCAAAAACCGAGAGG AGACAACGCAAGAAGACAGCAGAGGCTTCTGGTGTGAGTAATAGTGAAACAGGCACATCTTCGGACAGCTCAAGCGATGGCTCCCTTAGCAGTGATCTGGAGGACCTTGCAGAGGAtgatgaagaagatgatgaagatgaggatgaggaagacGACAAAAAGAGTGAATTTTCAGACTCTGAGAAAcgaataaaaaagaaatcaaag GTTCTGGTACCAAACACTGGAAAGACTGACAGACCACTCTCTGGGGTCCCTATAGTAGAGCACCAGGACAGCAAAAATAATCACATACAGACAGTCCCCTCCAATCCCCCAACCCTCATTCCCATGGCCCGCTCGGTGtctccccctgtcctgtccccGACCTCACCTCTGGCTTTGCACAGCTCCAGGTTAAGACCAGACGGGCAGCCACAGCAACAACACTTCAGTGTGATCCAGTCCACTGGCCTAGCGCTAGCTGCTAACTCAAAGCCTCTGGCTCTCCTCACTCAGCCCCACAGGGAGTCTTCACCGTCTTCCTCTCCCATTGCCCTCACCACCTCTCCAAAGGCGCTCTCCAACTCTTCCTCTCCCAAACCTCCCAGACTGTTTCCTTCCTCCTCCCCTCAGCACCTGCCCctctccctctcctcctcccccaAGCCTGTTTCGGTGCCCTCCCCCCCACGCTCAGCCTTCCCGCTGTCTACCTCCCCAAAACATTTCGCATTGACCTCATCTGTAACAAGCCCCCAGAAGTCCTCACTGAAGCCACCTCAGTACGCTGCTGCTGGCACTGCCAAAGCCAACAGGAGGAAACTGCTGGAGGACTCGCTTGCGCAGATCAATGAGTTCAGGCTGAAACAG ACTCTCATGTCCCAAGGGCAGACGTTCCCATCTGAGCTTAGGAAGCAGGGGCCAAACAAGTCTCCCAAAGGGAAGTCTCTGTCTTCTTCACCATTGCCACCCGCTCCACCTCCTCCACCCCAGAACAATCACTCCAACCTCTTCCTCTCGAGTGCCCTGCTGGGGCTTCCTGAACCTAATCACCCCAATGGAGTCATCCAAAGCACCACTCAGGACGCACCTTTGGCCCTCATCACCAAACCTCGCAAAGACTCTGCCTCTCAAGGCAAATCCCCTCAGTGCAACTCTGATGGTGGATCAATGCCTGTCAATCTTAGCACAGGGGCAAGTAGGACCCAAACAAGCGCCCAGGCTGGACTTCCGTCACAGCCGCCTACTACCTCACCTCATGCCGCCAGTTATGGATCTAGAAAGAGCAAGACCCCAAAGTGTAAGGCACAGACTCCAGGACTGGCACAAGGACAGGGGCAAACAGGGCATTTAGCAAGCTGGAAAGGCTTCTCCCAAAACCATCTGGTACAGTCTTTAGTAGATTTGTTTCGTGGAGGAGAGTCTGGGATCGGGATCCCAGGAGTTAGCATCCCTGGTGTTGGGATTCCTGGGGTCGGGATACCTGGGACTTGTAACCCTGCAGCTGGTCTCCCTGCTAACAAGGAATCTGATGACTcaggagatgatgatgatgatgatgaggatgaccttgaagaggaggatgaggatgaggaggattcTGATGATAGCTTGTCAG AATCAGACAGCAACTCAGACAGTGACATCTCTGGAAAGAAAGTGAAGGAGTCCAAGCAGCTGTCATCTGTGTCATCAAAAAAGGAGATGACTCCCCGTAGGCTAACCAAAAGCCCAGAACTACTGAACACCTCAACCGATCACACAGCCACCAGCTGCTCCCCTCTCAATCTTCAGGTCATCAAGACGCCCACTATTGTCACCAGCTCCAGTGCCTTGGCCTATCACAGCTCTCCTGGCTCCTCCTCGTACACCCTAGCCTCTCCCTTAG GTTTAGGAAAGAGGAAGCGGGTGATGGATGAGAAGGATTTGATGACACCTCTGGAGTTGGG GTGGCGGAGAGAGACTAGAATCAAAAACGTGGCAGGTCGACCTCAAGGGGAGGTAGCCTACTACGCCCCTTGTGGGAAGAAACTGAGACAGTACCCAGATGTGATGAAG GGTTTGCAGTGGAGCCTATTGAATGAAGAGGAAGTAATTCCTCGTATTTTGGCAATGGAAGGTCGGAGGGGTCGTCCCCCCAACTCAGAGCGTCAGTTAGCGGGCGAAGGTGCCAAAGTTAACCGACGGAGGAAAGGACGACCCCCTAATGTCGGTGATCCATTGCCATTGGTGCCAGAAGGTCCCAGTCCCAGTGAGGTCAAACTCCTGCGGAAACTAGAGGCTCAAG AAATAGCCCGACAGGCAGCCCAGATGAAACTCATgagaaaactagaaaagcagGCATTGGCACGTGCTGCCAAAGAAGCTCGGAAACAGCAAG CTATCATGGCAGCAGAAGAGAGAAGAAAGCAAAAAGAGCAGATCAAGATTCTCAAGCAGCAG gaaaAAATCAAGCGTATTCAGCAGATTCGGATGGAGAAAGAACTCAGGGCACAGCAAATTTTGGAG GCAAAGCGGAAAAAGAAGGAAGAAGCCGCCAATGCCAAAATATTGGAAGCTGAAAAGCGGATAAAG GAGAAAGAGTTGAGGAGACAGCAAGCGGAGATCTTGAAGCACCAG GAGTTGGAGAGGCATAGACTAGATATGGTATgg GAGAGAGAAAGAAGGAGGCAGCATGTAATGCTGATGAAGGCTGTTGAAGCTCGCAAAAAAGCAGAG GAACGTGAGCGCTTGCGGCAGGAAAAAAGGGATGAGAAACGGTTGAACAAAGAGCGTAAACTTGAGCAACGGAGGCTGGAGTTGGAGATAGCAAGGGAGCTGAAAAAGCCAAATGAAGACATGTGTCTGTCTGATCATAAG GCTCTCCCTGAGTTCTCCCGAATTCCTGGGCTCATTCTTCCTGGACGCGCAGTGTCTGACTGCTTGATGCTTATGCAGTTCCTGCGAGGCTTTGGGAAGGTTTTGGGGCTGGACTTGAATATGGATGTCCCAACACTGGGTATGCTACAGGAGGGATTGCTCAATGTCGGCGACAGCATGGGCCAGGTCCAAGATCTTCTTGTCAAACTACTTTGTCTGGCAGTCTGTGACCCCGGTTTGCCCCCTGGACAGAAG ACAAAGACCATGCTGGGGGACCACTTGACCAATGTTGGCATCAACAGGGATAATGTGTCTGAGGTGCTACAGATGTACATGGGGGCCCATTGTGCCAATACTGATCTGGCCCCTCTGGCCCTCAGTCTGAAGACCAAGGCCTTCCAGGCACACACTCCTGCCCAGAAGGCCTCCATCCTGGGATTCCTAGCTAACGAACTGGCTTGCAGCAAAGCCGTTATCAG TGAAATTGATAAGAACCTGGATCAGATGGCAAACATGAGAAAAGATAAGATTATTATGGAGGGTAAACTTAAGAA GTTGAGGACTATTTATGCCAAACGCACTGGAAAGAGGGAGGCCAGTGTGGGTGTAGAAGAGAACCAGTCTATTGGTACTCCGTCATCTGCTGCGAAACCCAAGAGGAAACTTGGTGGCGACAGCGATGATGACGATGAAGACGACGAGGACAGTGACGATCCGGccgatgatgatgaggatgaggatgaggaagatATTAAGAAGGTTAAAAAAATGGAGACATATGATGAG GATGAAGTTGACCATGCCACCAGTGTGGAGGAGCTGGAAAAGCAGATAGAGAAGTTAGCTAAG CAACATCATCAGACTAGAAGAAAGCTGTTTGAAATATCACATTCCCTGCGCTCCATGATGTACGGCCAAGATCGTTACCGACGTAGATACTGGGTACTTCCCCACTGTGGAGGGGTCTTTATTGAAGCCATGGAGAGTGGAGAAG CTCCAGAGGAACTGGAGGAGGAGCGACAGAGAAGGAGGAGAGCGGCAGCAGAAGTCATGGTCAAAGAAGAACCTTTGGAGTTTGACCTCCAGAAAGAGAAATCCACCTTACTCTCTGGCTGCTCACAAGGCTTGGCGCAACAGAAGGATGACAAGAAGGACTCTCCAACTCAGTTCTACCAACAACAAGGCTATGTTTCTAACCTTTGTTCAGATAATCTCAGAGAAACGGTGAAGGCAGAGGACCAGGGGAGCCCTCATGCTGGACAAAATTGCAACCTCATGGGTACTCCTCTTGCCACAACTATCGTAATGTCATCCTCCCCCTCTCACAATACCTCTGAACCAGCAGTAGCAAAAACTGCTGTGATTATCAATAATGACACTTCTAATATCCCTGGTCCAACTTCAACGTCTTTATCTGTCCGGTGCCTGCCCGCCCTGCATGAAAGCCCAGAGAACACTCCTTCGGCCTCATCCCCCGCTCCTTCTCCACAGCTCACTCTCCAGGCCAATGACCAGCTGCTTCGAGTCCTGACAGAGAGGAGCGGACACTGGTTCAGTCTGCTTCCTCGTGCCCCCTGTGACCTCTCTTCCCTCACTACAACCCCCCCTGGAGCACTGCATGCCACTCCCCAGGCGTCCTCCACACCCAACAAACCCAAATCTCCTCCTCCATCACCTGCCCTTCCTCTCACCCCTTCTGCAGCATCAGCCTCTGCCAGCCCACACCACCCAGCTGGCCTCCTCACGTACCCGCTCTCAGCTCTGCAG GTAAAGTCAGGTGGTTCATTGCTAGGAGTGTCTTTGGGCAGCTGGCCCAGTGGCATGGTATGTCCCAGCCTGCCGCTGTGCAGCAGCCCCAGTCCCATGCCAGGTCACTCTTTGGAGGGCAATACTGCAGCAAGTGTGTCCAGTAAGAGTGACTCGCCTCTACCTCGCATTGAGAAAAGTTCATCCATGCCATCTCCTGCCGTGGAGATTCCAAAATCTCTGGACCACCCCATGCCTCGCCCCATCCCAGAGG ACATGCTGACAGGTTGGTGGCGTGTGTCTGACATAGAAGAGCTGCGGGCCTTGGTCGGTGCACTCCACAGTCGAGGCATCAGGGAGAAAGTCCTCCAGAGGCAGATGCAGAAATACATGGAGATCATTCCCCAGGTCTGCACTAAACACAAGGATG TGGCCATGATTGAACTGCGAGAGCTGGAGGAGAGCCAGGTCAGTGTGGAGTCTGTGCGAGGCTGGTGTGTGGAGGAGCAGGCCATGGAGATGGACATCGCAATTTTGCAGCAGGTTGAGGAACTAGAGAGGAAGGTGACTGCTGCCAGCTTACAAGTTAAG GGCTGGACACATCCTGATCCTCAGTCTGAGAGGGAAGACCTGGTGTATTACGAGCACAAGCCCCCCACAAAATCAGGGTCAGCATCTGCTCACGTGGGAGACAGGGACTGCAAGGATCACCCAGAGGAGCGGGGGGAGAAGGGCGGGGTGATGCGTCACCTGGACAACCCATTGGACATAGCAGTGACACGTCTGGCTAATCTGGAGCGCAACATCGAGAGAAGGTACCTGAGGAGCCCCTTAGGTACCACCATTCAGATCAGGCTGGATAATGTGGGTACGGTCACTGTCCCTGCCCCCGCACCATCCACTAGTGCTGACAGGGAAGG TGGTGAAGAGGAGGTCGCCCATGGTATGAAGGTGTGGAGGAAGGGCCTGAGTGAAGTACGCAGTGCCGCCCAGCTCGCTATGTGTATCCAGCAGCTACAGAGGTCCATCGCTTGGGAACGCTCCATCATGAAAGTG TACTGTCAGATGTGCAGGAAAGGGGACAATGAGGACCTCCTGCTACTATGTGACGGCTGTGACAAAGGCTGCCACACTTACTGTCACAAACCCAAAATCACCAGCATCCCAGAGGGAGACTGGTACTGCCCAGCTTGCATATCCAAG gcaAGTGGTCCAACTCCCAAAAGCAAAAAGCCTCCAAACAAACCAGTAGCATCCAGCGGGGGAACTGGTAAGAAAAGCGCCGATGCAAAAAAGAATGGGAAGCAGGCAGGTAACGGAGAAGTGTCTGAAGACGACTCGGCCAGTGCCAGCAGTACACCCAAGAAAAGTTCAAAAGACAACAGCCGCAAGAGAAAAACAGAGGAATGCTCACCTGTTGTGCCAACGTCCAACCAAGAGAGCCCCGTGTGTGTTAAAAGGGCCAAGACTGCTCGAGACAACAACAGAGACTTAGGTTTATGCAG GGTTCTCCTTGCTGAGTTGGAGCGACATCAGGATGCCTGGCCTTTCCTCACACCTGTTAACCTAAAATCAGTCCCTGGTTACAAGAAGGTCATCAAAAAACCGATGGATTTCTCCACCATACGTGAGAAGCTTGTGAGCAGCCA GTATCAAAACCTGGAGACTTTCATCATTGATGTCAATTTAGTGTTTGACAACTGTGAAAAGTTTAACGAGGACAATTCCGACATTGGTCGAGCTGGTCATAACATGAGGAAGTTCTTTGAGAAACGCTGGACTGAGCTTCTAAAACAAACCAATTAA